The following proteins are encoded in a genomic region of Cataglyphis hispanica isolate Lineage 1 chromosome 1, ULB_Chis1_1.0, whole genome shotgun sequence:
- the LOC126855631 gene encoding uncharacterized protein LOC126855631 isoform X2 has product MPTDVTEVPGLAVVAGDVLTLRGTGLAAAETWALLCQAAQALQDLFLSNGGVVGGSRAGPVVTPHTLELTPRGRVLLQLAPPETARAYLPPEYRPGRIYSDTDSEKMWMYSLGRALLDTTPRIAALTGTVSVSPSSALQSVLAAMTEPDPRRRASLMNLLDVISEYCRTRLQARPFTHIVMEMYREVVRSPQYAARKRAAYYQLNVLCPTRNIIDPSNHEKIYGHHHAQRQQDQVQLPSFQHQLHVGQHLLNHLSVQRQQQQQQQDHAQFSINQFRSLQQQQNYVQDHRHNHHHHYYTKGAHFRTQSRNSLSHPNLSSLCGSQQQHAEVISMNTYRTQFQSQVDIQSGSRSIGPATTHHQRRIHHHSRTYSQPVYTLPQHTRSSGNLPTTTNATADSNPDKNIYNDPIYALPVKPFLSSQDVRVNGLMAKAIRCSDDIHDGSSSISRHPSNTGHSQPDVISQPNERLHEDIYERTPAKKMVLQRQHSNPQLPNRTQVDDDFKRLSQPSVATIEPRCVAQKEEQIIRQQNPVPSLRLRGIQGPPKPPRIITTLRRAALSDSECNSQTEPPAKPPRIMMKNGPRARRGKAVQRAPSRLYRTVGGPMRCFNKAQCVGPEFVVRANQPPKTLCVGQVKAGSSGRIVVIMLTGQRVEVTCDPQKVTAGDLFQAIVQAESLDENFTLGLAVLLAGDFAILPPDTKLNKVAPPGWLSSGKSKSLLGLPTSFMLYLRLRFFLPSLRGIRSWISMHLLYLQIRRCILEQQLVCPYSELINLTGLALQAEFGNYNVNEHGCGHYFLLEHYVPESLILSADRHQLQPCVDADTLRAQLHRAHRERRGLDSNKAEEMFITHAQSLPDYGSHYYIATVDSKELEKLMVQQRKGKRTVSDNRNVASSLDGVENAYRQKKSLEQEACPAYGNIGVPRLGSCENVPIIPYADERAKSTRLYHDEMCINKNNNNNIIINSINGNNNKNKTGKKKAESNVWLAIHAQGLKLLERGGEPRERTELAHFQWRDVQTLSYSKSCLVVYSKLNGKRCKFKLRMDHRKSYFAFKLTSLHHQFFLRLRSELTSLQGLANDFGVPLTTEAKPSPLKVKINDGKTKIAIANTVKVQKKMNYPMQLEEYQNKENENPQKDINVVATKDVGREPGFYSSEEDALYAQVNVRLEPEGQSRDTEEESERGLTTPNEILLEPKSSLLETKSEDDKLYGSPQRDSETEIECTYSLPKTISNNINQLEKPNNPEELYAAINKVRLSGKNEFPVPDEVWNVSDVRKTLQKMKTSSLPNYGVPKQSGGFRTPSLPRRLGVKMGTRAIYSSLVQKDIALTDDTESLSLKSDTESSIQSISARSTESPMPEAYVLNADIRTDDETFRVPEDESMSASLMARLEELSFAEERVLHTIKLERGHGGSIGLQVMEGNGGVYVQAVSVGGSADMAGNVNKGDRIVAINGQNLLNLRYEDALKMLQSSSETVELVLSQPAKRKNIDSRDDQNQGPIENHYLHDIKFDVSEAETSSIMNKWIVQKTTDVASVQNTSSAYSSAASSAMGNHNNANSLYMTDFVDNNALKSASMLLSIEDFDVSRTSRQVFI; this is encoded by the exons ATGGAGGCGTGGTGGGCGGCTCGAGAGCAGGACCGGTGGTGACTCCGCACACACTGGAATTGACACCACGTGGTAGGGTTTTGCTGCAGCTTGCACCGCCAGAGACTGCTCGCGCGTACCTACCACCGGAATATCGACCCGGTCGGATTTATTCGGACACGGATTCGGAAAAA ATGTGGATGTATTCTTTAGGAAGGGCGTTACTTGACACGACTCCTAGAATAGCGGCATTAACGGGCACCGTTTCTGTTTCGCCCTCTTCCGCTTTGCAATCAGTGTTGGCCGCAATGACGGAACCTGATCCTCGCAGACGTGCCTCTTTGATGAATCTGCTTGAC GTAATATCCGAATATTGCCGGACGCGTCTACAAGCAAGACCCTTTACACATATAGTGATGGAGATGTATCGAGAAGTTGTGAGATCGCCGCAATATGCCGCGCGAAAGCGAGCAGCCTACTATCAGCTGAACGTTCTTTGTCCTACACGAAACATCATCGATCCATCGAATCACGAGAAGATCTATGGCCATCATCATGCACAGCGGCAGCAGGACCAGGTCCAACTGCCATCTTTTCAACATCAGCTTCATGTCGGACAACATTTATTGAATCATCTGTCTGTTCAGcggcagcagcaacaacaacagcaagATCACGCTCAATTTTCGATTAATCAATTTCGCTCGCTTCAACAGCAACAAAATTACGTACAGGATCATCGTCACAATCATCACCATCATTATTACACGAAGGGAGCGCATTTCCGAACACAATCGCGCAATTCTCTGTCGCATCCTAATCTATCAAGCTTATGCGGCTCGCAGCAGCAGCATGCAGAAGTTATCAGTATGAACACCTATAGAACGCAGTTTCAATCACAAGTGGACATCCAAAGCGGTAGTCGATCGATAGGACCGGCGACGACTCATCATCAACGCCGGATTCATCATCACTCGAGAACGTATTCACAGCCGGTTTACACGTTGCCTCAGCATACCAGAAGCAGCGGCAATCTACCGACGACAACCAACGCGACAGCCGACAGTAATcctgacaaaaatatttacaacgaCCCGATATATGCCCTGCCGGTTAAGCCCTTTTTGAGCTCCCAGGATGTGCGGGTCAATGGACTAATGGCGAAAGCAATTCGTTGCAGCGACGATATTCACGATGGATCATCATCGATAAGCAG gcATCCTTCAAACACCGGTCACTCTCAGCCTGACGTAATCTCGCAACCAAACGAACGCCTTCACGAGGATATTTACGAACGCACACCTGCGAAAAAAATGGTCCTTCAAAGACAACATTCGAATCCGCAACTGCCTAATAGAACGCAAGTTGATGATGATTTCAAGCGATTGTCGCAACCGAGCGTCGCGACGATCGAACCTCGATGCGTCGCGCAAAAAGAAGAACAAATTATTCGACAACAAAATCCAGTGCCTTCCTTGAGGCTCAGGGGAATCCAAGGACCTCCAAAACCACCTCGAATTATCACCACCCTAAGAAGAGCTGCTCTTTCCGACTCAGAATGTAACAGCCAGACGGAACCACCGGCGAAACCTCCcag aATTATGATGAAAAACGGGCCAAGAGCTCGGCGGGGAAAAGCAGTGCAAAGGGCACCATCGCGCCTGTATAGAACGGTTGGTGGACCCATGAGATGTTTCAATAAAGCGCAATGTGTAGGTCCTGAATTTGTCGTTCGTGCCAATCAGCCCCCAAAAACATTGTGCGTGGGTCAAGTCAag GCGGGCAGTTCTGGCCGGATAGTCGTAATAATGCTGACAGGACAACGCGTAGAGGTAACATGCGATCCTCAAAAGGTCACCGCCGGAGATTTATTTCAG GCTATTGTCCAAGCGGAGAGTCTAGACGAGAATTTCACTTTGGGACTGGCCGTGCTACTGGCCGGGGATTTCGCGATATTACCGCCCGAtacgaaattaaataaagtcgCACCACCGGGGTGGTTAAGCAGCGGCAAGAGCAAAAGCCTCCTGGGTCTACCAACCAGTTTCATGCTATATCTGCGGCTTCGATTTTTTTTGCCATCCCTTCGCGGTATCAG AAGCTGGATATCGATGCATTTGCTATATCTACAAATAAGGCGATGTATACTGGAGCAGCAGTTGGTCTGCCCCTATTCCGAATTAATCAATCTGACGGGCCTTGCACTTCAAGCCGAATTCGGAAACTACAATGTCAAT GAGCACGGCTGTGGGCATTATTTCCTTCTCGAGCATTACGTGCCGGAGTCCCTGATATTGAGCGCAGACCGGCATCAATTGCAGCCCTGCGTCGACGCCGATACACTTCGAGCGCAGCTACACCGGGCTCACCGCGAACGCCGTGGCTTAGACTCGAACAAAGCCGAAGAGATGTTCATAACTCACGCGCAGTCCCTGCCAGATTACGGCTCACACTACTACATCGCCACGGTGGACTCGAAGGAGCTCGAGAAGCTAATGGTACAGCAGAGAAAAGGGAAGAGGACCGTGTCCGACAACCGCAATGTCGCATCGTCGCTCGATGGCGTGGAAAACGCTTATCGCCAGAAGAAATCTTTAGAACAGGAAGCGTGTCCTGCTTACGGCAACATCGGAGTTCCGCGATTAGGCTCTTGCGAGAACGTGCCGATAATTCCTTACGCGGACGAGCGCGCAAAAAGCACAAGATTGTATCACGACGAAATGTGCATTAATaagaacaataataacaatattatcattaatagcATTAACggcaataacaataaaaataagaccGGCAAGAAGAAAGCGGAGAGCAACGTGTGGCTGGCGATACACGCTCAAGGCTTGAAGCTGCTAGAACGAGGAGGAGAGCCGAGGGAGAGAACGGAACTGGCTCACTTTCAGTGGCGGGATGTGCAGACGTTGAGTTACAGCAAGAGTTGCCTGGTAGTGTACAGCAAGTTGAACGGAAAACGATGCAAGTTCAAGCTAAGGATGGATCATCGAAA aagtTACTTCGCCTTTAAGCTAACTTCCCTGCATCATCAGTTCTTTCTAAGGCTTCGTTCAGAGCTTACGTCGCTCCAGGGCCTCGCGAatg ATTTTGGAGTGCCTCTGACAACGGAAGCCAAACCATCGCCATTGAAAGTCAAGATCAATGACGGTAAAACTAAAATAGCGATTGCAAACACAGTCAAGgtgcaaaagaaaatgaattatCCGATGCAATTGGAGGAGTATCAAAATAAGGAGAACGAAAATCCTCAGAAGGACATTAACGTGGTGGCAACGAAAGACGTCGGTCGTGAACCCGGCTTTTATTCGTCCGAAGAAGATGCTCTTTACGCGCAAGTAAACGTGCGATTAGAGCCAGAAGGTCAATCGCGAGACACAGAAGAGGAATCGGAGAGAGGTTTAACGACGCCGAATGAGATTTTGTTGGAACCTAAATCAAGCTTATTGGAAACGAAATCGGAGGACGATAAACTCTACGGTTCCCCTCAAAGAGACAGCGAGACTGAAATCGAATGCACGTATTCGCTCCCGAAAACCATATCGAACAATATCAATCAGTTGGAAAAACCTAACAATCCTGAAGAATTATATGCCGCTATTAATAAGGTGCGTCTATCGGGAAAGAATGAATTTCCTGTTCCGGACGAAGTTTGGAATGTGTCAGACGTGAGGAAGACACTACAAAAG ATGAAGACATCTAGTTTACCGAATTACGGCGTGCCAAAACAGTCGGGTGGTTTTCGTACACCCAGCTTACCACGTCGATTGGGTGTGAAAATGGGAACACGAGCGATCTACAGTAGCTTGGTGCAAAAAGATATCGCGCTTACCGACGACACGGAATCGCTATCTCTAAAATCCGATACCGAATCGTCTATTCAATCAATATCAGCGCGATCCACCGAATCACCCATGCCGGAAGCATATGTGCtga ATGCCGATATACGAACCGACGACGAAACTTTTCGGGTTCCGGAAGACGAATCGATGTCGGCATCTTTAATGGCTCGTTTAGAAGAGCTGTCGTTTGCCGAGGAACGAGTTTTACACACGATCAAATTGGAACGCGGCCACGGTGGTAGCATAGGTTTGCAAGTGATGGAGGGTAACGGTGGCGTTTATGTTCAGGCGGTCTCTGTTGGCGGATCAGCTGATATGGCCGGGAACGTCAATAAAG GTGACCGGATCGTAGCAATAAACGGTCAGAATCTGCTCAACCTCCGATATGAGGACGCTCTGAAGATGCTGCAGAGTTCGTCTGAAACGGTCGAGTTGGTTCTCTCGCAACCCGCTAAACGAAAGAATATAGACTCGAGAGATGACCAGAACCAGGGTCCCATAGAAAACCATTACTTACA TGACATCAAATTCGATGTGTCAGAGGCGGAAACGTCAAGTATAATGAACAAATGGATCGTTCAGAAAACCACGGATGTAGCGTCAGTGCAGAACACCTCGAGCGCATACAGTAGTGCCGCGTCTAGCGCGATGGGCAATCATAATAATGCGAACAGCCTATATATGACTGACTTTGTTGACAATAACGCATTAAAATCTGCCAGTATGCTGCTATCTATAGAAGATTTCGACGTCAGTAGAACAAGCcgtcaagtttttatttag
- the LOC126855631 gene encoding uncharacterized protein LOC126855631 isoform X1, translated as MWSTPSPELDYNLLYLVTRMPTDVTEVPGLAVVAGDVLTLRGTGLAAAETWALLCQAAQALQDLFLSNGGVVGGSRAGPVVTPHTLELTPRGRVLLQLAPPETARAYLPPEYRPGRIYSDTDSEKMWMYSLGRALLDTTPRIAALTGTVSVSPSSALQSVLAAMTEPDPRRRASLMNLLDVISEYCRTRLQARPFTHIVMEMYREVVRSPQYAARKRAAYYQLNVLCPTRNIIDPSNHEKIYGHHHAQRQQDQVQLPSFQHQLHVGQHLLNHLSVQRQQQQQQQDHAQFSINQFRSLQQQQNYVQDHRHNHHHHYYTKGAHFRTQSRNSLSHPNLSSLCGSQQQHAEVISMNTYRTQFQSQVDIQSGSRSIGPATTHHQRRIHHHSRTYSQPVYTLPQHTRSSGNLPTTTNATADSNPDKNIYNDPIYALPVKPFLSSQDVRVNGLMAKAIRCSDDIHDGSSSISRHPSNTGHSQPDVISQPNERLHEDIYERTPAKKMVLQRQHSNPQLPNRTQVDDDFKRLSQPSVATIEPRCVAQKEEQIIRQQNPVPSLRLRGIQGPPKPPRIITTLRRAALSDSECNSQTEPPAKPPRIMMKNGPRARRGKAVQRAPSRLYRTVGGPMRCFNKAQCVGPEFVVRANQPPKTLCVGQVKAGSSGRIVVIMLTGQRVEVTCDPQKVTAGDLFQAIVQAESLDENFTLGLAVLLAGDFAILPPDTKLNKVAPPGWLSSGKSKSLLGLPTSFMLYLRLRFFLPSLRGIRSWISMHLLYLQIRRCILEQQLVCPYSELINLTGLALQAEFGNYNVNEHGCGHYFLLEHYVPESLILSADRHQLQPCVDADTLRAQLHRAHRERRGLDSNKAEEMFITHAQSLPDYGSHYYIATVDSKELEKLMVQQRKGKRTVSDNRNVASSLDGVENAYRQKKSLEQEACPAYGNIGVPRLGSCENVPIIPYADERAKSTRLYHDEMCINKNNNNNIIINSINGNNNKNKTGKKKAESNVWLAIHAQGLKLLERGGEPRERTELAHFQWRDVQTLSYSKSCLVVYSKLNGKRCKFKLRMDHRKSYFAFKLTSLHHQFFLRLRSELTSLQGLANDFGVPLTTEAKPSPLKVKINDGKTKIAIANTVKVQKKMNYPMQLEEYQNKENENPQKDINVVATKDVGREPGFYSSEEDALYAQVNVRLEPEGQSRDTEEESERGLTTPNEILLEPKSSLLETKSEDDKLYGSPQRDSETEIECTYSLPKTISNNINQLEKPNNPEELYAAINKVRLSGKNEFPVPDEVWNVSDVRKTLQKMKTSSLPNYGVPKQSGGFRTPSLPRRLGVKMGTRAIYSSLVQKDIALTDDTESLSLKSDTESSIQSISARSTESPMPEAYVLNADIRTDDETFRVPEDESMSASLMARLEELSFAEERVLHTIKLERGHGGSIGLQVMEGNGGVYVQAVSVGGSADMAGNVNKGDRIVAINGQNLLNLRYEDALKMLQSSSETVELVLSQPAKRKNIDSRDDQNQGPIENHYLHDIKFDVSEAETSSIMNKWIVQKTTDVASVQNTSSAYSSAASSAMGNHNNANSLYMTDFVDNNALKSASMLLSIEDFDVSRTSRQVFI; from the exons ATGGAGGCGTGGTGGGCGGCTCGAGAGCAGGACCGGTGGTGACTCCGCACACACTGGAATTGACACCACGTGGTAGGGTTTTGCTGCAGCTTGCACCGCCAGAGACTGCTCGCGCGTACCTACCACCGGAATATCGACCCGGTCGGATTTATTCGGACACGGATTCGGAAAAA ATGTGGATGTATTCTTTAGGAAGGGCGTTACTTGACACGACTCCTAGAATAGCGGCATTAACGGGCACCGTTTCTGTTTCGCCCTCTTCCGCTTTGCAATCAGTGTTGGCCGCAATGACGGAACCTGATCCTCGCAGACGTGCCTCTTTGATGAATCTGCTTGAC GTAATATCCGAATATTGCCGGACGCGTCTACAAGCAAGACCCTTTACACATATAGTGATGGAGATGTATCGAGAAGTTGTGAGATCGCCGCAATATGCCGCGCGAAAGCGAGCAGCCTACTATCAGCTGAACGTTCTTTGTCCTACACGAAACATCATCGATCCATCGAATCACGAGAAGATCTATGGCCATCATCATGCACAGCGGCAGCAGGACCAGGTCCAACTGCCATCTTTTCAACATCAGCTTCATGTCGGACAACATTTATTGAATCATCTGTCTGTTCAGcggcagcagcaacaacaacagcaagATCACGCTCAATTTTCGATTAATCAATTTCGCTCGCTTCAACAGCAACAAAATTACGTACAGGATCATCGTCACAATCATCACCATCATTATTACACGAAGGGAGCGCATTTCCGAACACAATCGCGCAATTCTCTGTCGCATCCTAATCTATCAAGCTTATGCGGCTCGCAGCAGCAGCATGCAGAAGTTATCAGTATGAACACCTATAGAACGCAGTTTCAATCACAAGTGGACATCCAAAGCGGTAGTCGATCGATAGGACCGGCGACGACTCATCATCAACGCCGGATTCATCATCACTCGAGAACGTATTCACAGCCGGTTTACACGTTGCCTCAGCATACCAGAAGCAGCGGCAATCTACCGACGACAACCAACGCGACAGCCGACAGTAATcctgacaaaaatatttacaacgaCCCGATATATGCCCTGCCGGTTAAGCCCTTTTTGAGCTCCCAGGATGTGCGGGTCAATGGACTAATGGCGAAAGCAATTCGTTGCAGCGACGATATTCACGATGGATCATCATCGATAAGCAG gcATCCTTCAAACACCGGTCACTCTCAGCCTGACGTAATCTCGCAACCAAACGAACGCCTTCACGAGGATATTTACGAACGCACACCTGCGAAAAAAATGGTCCTTCAAAGACAACATTCGAATCCGCAACTGCCTAATAGAACGCAAGTTGATGATGATTTCAAGCGATTGTCGCAACCGAGCGTCGCGACGATCGAACCTCGATGCGTCGCGCAAAAAGAAGAACAAATTATTCGACAACAAAATCCAGTGCCTTCCTTGAGGCTCAGGGGAATCCAAGGACCTCCAAAACCACCTCGAATTATCACCACCCTAAGAAGAGCTGCTCTTTCCGACTCAGAATGTAACAGCCAGACGGAACCACCGGCGAAACCTCCcag aATTATGATGAAAAACGGGCCAAGAGCTCGGCGGGGAAAAGCAGTGCAAAGGGCACCATCGCGCCTGTATAGAACGGTTGGTGGACCCATGAGATGTTTCAATAAAGCGCAATGTGTAGGTCCTGAATTTGTCGTTCGTGCCAATCAGCCCCCAAAAACATTGTGCGTGGGTCAAGTCAag GCGGGCAGTTCTGGCCGGATAGTCGTAATAATGCTGACAGGACAACGCGTAGAGGTAACATGCGATCCTCAAAAGGTCACCGCCGGAGATTTATTTCAG GCTATTGTCCAAGCGGAGAGTCTAGACGAGAATTTCACTTTGGGACTGGCCGTGCTACTGGCCGGGGATTTCGCGATATTACCGCCCGAtacgaaattaaataaagtcgCACCACCGGGGTGGTTAAGCAGCGGCAAGAGCAAAAGCCTCCTGGGTCTACCAACCAGTTTCATGCTATATCTGCGGCTTCGATTTTTTTTGCCATCCCTTCGCGGTATCAG AAGCTGGATATCGATGCATTTGCTATATCTACAAATAAGGCGATGTATACTGGAGCAGCAGTTGGTCTGCCCCTATTCCGAATTAATCAATCTGACGGGCCTTGCACTTCAAGCCGAATTCGGAAACTACAATGTCAAT GAGCACGGCTGTGGGCATTATTTCCTTCTCGAGCATTACGTGCCGGAGTCCCTGATATTGAGCGCAGACCGGCATCAATTGCAGCCCTGCGTCGACGCCGATACACTTCGAGCGCAGCTACACCGGGCTCACCGCGAACGCCGTGGCTTAGACTCGAACAAAGCCGAAGAGATGTTCATAACTCACGCGCAGTCCCTGCCAGATTACGGCTCACACTACTACATCGCCACGGTGGACTCGAAGGAGCTCGAGAAGCTAATGGTACAGCAGAGAAAAGGGAAGAGGACCGTGTCCGACAACCGCAATGTCGCATCGTCGCTCGATGGCGTGGAAAACGCTTATCGCCAGAAGAAATCTTTAGAACAGGAAGCGTGTCCTGCTTACGGCAACATCGGAGTTCCGCGATTAGGCTCTTGCGAGAACGTGCCGATAATTCCTTACGCGGACGAGCGCGCAAAAAGCACAAGATTGTATCACGACGAAATGTGCATTAATaagaacaataataacaatattatcattaatagcATTAACggcaataacaataaaaataagaccGGCAAGAAGAAAGCGGAGAGCAACGTGTGGCTGGCGATACACGCTCAAGGCTTGAAGCTGCTAGAACGAGGAGGAGAGCCGAGGGAGAGAACGGAACTGGCTCACTTTCAGTGGCGGGATGTGCAGACGTTGAGTTACAGCAAGAGTTGCCTGGTAGTGTACAGCAAGTTGAACGGAAAACGATGCAAGTTCAAGCTAAGGATGGATCATCGAAA aagtTACTTCGCCTTTAAGCTAACTTCCCTGCATCATCAGTTCTTTCTAAGGCTTCGTTCAGAGCTTACGTCGCTCCAGGGCCTCGCGAatg ATTTTGGAGTGCCTCTGACAACGGAAGCCAAACCATCGCCATTGAAAGTCAAGATCAATGACGGTAAAACTAAAATAGCGATTGCAAACACAGTCAAGgtgcaaaagaaaatgaattatCCGATGCAATTGGAGGAGTATCAAAATAAGGAGAACGAAAATCCTCAGAAGGACATTAACGTGGTGGCAACGAAAGACGTCGGTCGTGAACCCGGCTTTTATTCGTCCGAAGAAGATGCTCTTTACGCGCAAGTAAACGTGCGATTAGAGCCAGAAGGTCAATCGCGAGACACAGAAGAGGAATCGGAGAGAGGTTTAACGACGCCGAATGAGATTTTGTTGGAACCTAAATCAAGCTTATTGGAAACGAAATCGGAGGACGATAAACTCTACGGTTCCCCTCAAAGAGACAGCGAGACTGAAATCGAATGCACGTATTCGCTCCCGAAAACCATATCGAACAATATCAATCAGTTGGAAAAACCTAACAATCCTGAAGAATTATATGCCGCTATTAATAAGGTGCGTCTATCGGGAAAGAATGAATTTCCTGTTCCGGACGAAGTTTGGAATGTGTCAGACGTGAGGAAGACACTACAAAAG ATGAAGACATCTAGTTTACCGAATTACGGCGTGCCAAAACAGTCGGGTGGTTTTCGTACACCCAGCTTACCACGTCGATTGGGTGTGAAAATGGGAACACGAGCGATCTACAGTAGCTTGGTGCAAAAAGATATCGCGCTTACCGACGACACGGAATCGCTATCTCTAAAATCCGATACCGAATCGTCTATTCAATCAATATCAGCGCGATCCACCGAATCACCCATGCCGGAAGCATATGTGCtga ATGCCGATATACGAACCGACGACGAAACTTTTCGGGTTCCGGAAGACGAATCGATGTCGGCATCTTTAATGGCTCGTTTAGAAGAGCTGTCGTTTGCCGAGGAACGAGTTTTACACACGATCAAATTGGAACGCGGCCACGGTGGTAGCATAGGTTTGCAAGTGATGGAGGGTAACGGTGGCGTTTATGTTCAGGCGGTCTCTGTTGGCGGATCAGCTGATATGGCCGGGAACGTCAATAAAG GTGACCGGATCGTAGCAATAAACGGTCAGAATCTGCTCAACCTCCGATATGAGGACGCTCTGAAGATGCTGCAGAGTTCGTCTGAAACGGTCGAGTTGGTTCTCTCGCAACCCGCTAAACGAAAGAATATAGACTCGAGAGATGACCAGAACCAGGGTCCCATAGAAAACCATTACTTACA TGACATCAAATTCGATGTGTCAGAGGCGGAAACGTCAAGTATAATGAACAAATGGATCGTTCAGAAAACCACGGATGTAGCGTCAGTGCAGAACACCTCGAGCGCATACAGTAGTGCCGCGTCTAGCGCGATGGGCAATCATAATAATGCGAACAGCCTATATATGACTGACTTTGTTGACAATAACGCATTAAAATCTGCCAGTATGCTGCTATCTATAGAAGATTTCGACGTCAGTAGAACAAGCcgtcaagtttttatttag